The segment ccaGTTGATCTGCAGTAACTGATGCACTAAGGATGACTTTCTCATCCttatttctacaaatattttttctttcctgtgattACTTTACAGTGTGTGTTTTTGGTAATATAGAAATACTACATTTCTGTACGTGTAATACCTTTTTCACAGTATTATTTTGTCTTGGGACACCTTATTATTCACAGATTAGTTATTGATTATATTTCTATTTGCTTTTTGTGCACAGTCTCATTTGTaggttattttaaaagaaataatagccCATTCAGTCTTACATACTTACCAACAAATATaatattcaaaaacatttttttaaataaattgcaTCAAGCAATTGCAGTGTGAACATCTTTTTTTACAGAaatgttgattatttttttaacaaagaatttGCCATCTGATGCCTTCTAAAAAATTTTTAGATTTTTGACCTGACAGTAACTAATCTATACCTTTTGCCAGAGGCAGACAGAGTAGTAATAAAGTTTTTGTGAagctttttaaagttttgcaaTAAAGTCATCCTTGAAAGTACTTTTGAAGGACTTGATTTTTAACTTGATTGCCACTGATCCTTTTTGATGTACTAAAACTTTAGTTTTCACATTCGTTTTCTTGTTTCACAGTGCCAGCTCCTGCTGAACATCAGATCTGCCCTGCTGTTTGTGTTCTAATGAAACTTTCATTTGATGAGGAACACAGGCATGCAATGAATGAACTTGGTAAGACAAAAATGGTTCGTAATATGCCTGGAGAAGTCACAGAAAAATGTTGACTCAATGTGAATCTGCACTctcagaacttaaaaaaatacagtaaGATATTGTTCCCTCACTGCCATAATAGGCCATTCAGTGGTAAAGTAGGTGGTAAAGATAATTAAGTAGTATGCCTTGTGCAAACGTGCAGAAAACAGCTTTGTTTCCAAAGCTTATAGTCTGTCTTGTCTCATTAGCTCTGCTTATGAAGAAGTGCCAGGAATGTCATTTGGCTTTAATTCGTCACTATTTTCACAATAAGTAGATTGGTACATTTAGGGAGGAAAATACTTGATGTAGAAATACATTCTATATTATTTTGATTAAGAAAAATTCACTTCATGATTTAAAAGAGCATTATTCATTTAGAGGCCTTTATTTTATCATAATGCATTCaacattaatatattaaaatatatattataaatatatataatatataaaataaatgaaatgaaataaaatttaaataaataaaataaataatatataatatataaaatatattaaaatatatatgtgtgtatatcataaatattttgtgtgtggtatgtttgtatatatacacatatatgttttaaattattgtttttttatagAACAGTTTTTATTTAGCTATATGTTACTCCTAACCAAAAGTCCAGAGTCTACAAGATATAGGTAAAAACTtgatttattacaagagaaaggCACATGCATGTGGGATCAAGGATCCCCACCCCATACATGATGTGTTGGGTATTTGTGGAGTGCAGGAGAAAGGGAATGTCTCATAGGAAGAAAGAGGATAATACCCTCCCAGATTGGGGTGGCATGGAAGGAGGGAGTGGTAGGGGTGAGGGAGCAAGAGAGTTTGGGAACATTGGCCCCTGGAGGAAGGGTGTTCTGTTTATCTGAAAGGGTCCCTGCTGCACAGGTCATTTTGGGTTAGCTGGCTGAGCACTGAGAGTTTAACAGAGTTCTGTTATAAAAGATCACTGTTAAATTAGGTCAGGGGTGGCTTCATTTCTGGAAAATAGAGCAACTCAAGAAAACAAGTTCCAGGGGTCCCTTCACATTATCTACTTGTTTTGTTTATAAACTACATCCTCATGGGCCCAGAGATACCAGGTGAAGTTCTGTGtataaggaataataatagctaatatttagatatcactttaagatttgtctAGCACTTTCCATTTATTATCGTGTTGATCCTcgtaataactctgtgaggtaagtgctattattatgctcattttactcttaaggaaattaaggctgagtgaagttaagagactttcccaggaCACATAACTTGTAAGTAtatgagtcaggatttgaattcacgtTTCCTTGAGGAAATCTCCTTTTTGAGGAAGGTTTCTGACTAGCCATGCTTCACACTCTGGTCTGGTTTCAGTTACCTTCTCCTTTGCCCCTGCAGCCCCCTTATCTTATTGGTGACTCCCTCTCAGAATGTCTGTTTGGAGGAAAAGCCCATAGAGGAAGTCACTCTTCACTGTCTGAACTTCACCCCCAAACCTAGTTTGTGGGTAGCTTCTCTTCCCTGCCTCATCAAACCCACCCACcccctttttttaacttttttcaactccttttctgtgttatctttcagctttagaatataagctctttgagggcatgaGGGCAGGGGGACTGTCTTTGTGTACTTTGCCCAGTCAAtgtctggcacttaataaatgcttcttgacttgactatccattatgccacctacctACTTCTAATAGTGTGAAGGCTAGTTTTGCTGGATGCTAGTGTGTAAGGAAAAGGAATAGTATGTTATAAAGCTGGAAGAGTAGGTTGAACCAGGTTGAGAAggaattaaaaagtcaaatagaatttatatttgatcatagtGGCAGTAGGGAACCATTTggggtttattgaataggggagtcaTTGTCAGACTTATACTTTAGGAATGTCACTTCAGCAGCTGACGTCAGGAAAGATTTTGGTCAGGAAAACCAGTTGGGAGGTTGTTGCAATAATCCAGACAGGAGGTAATTAGGGTCTAAACTAGGGTACTGGTTCTCTTTTCAGTGTAATTGTACCCATACCCATACTTTGTTTATTAGCGAACTCATCATGACTCATCAGTTAGCCTAATCCAGTGTAGCCTCCAATATTTGACTCCTGAGCCACATTTGCACTCATCATAAATCAGAAGAATCttatgctatatttttgtacagttTATTGAGATGTTAAGTTTATACTGGGATATATAGCAAGATGGGCCAGAGTGCAAACCTTTTGGAAAGAGAGAATTACTGACACCCCACAATACCATGTtataattttgtattattttaaatcCTTTTAAAGAATGTTTCAGAAGTTACATATTATCAAAAATGCTAACAAAACTTTTAGAAGAACCCCTTTAACCCTTTAAAAGCTTGGCATATTTCTGTGCACACGCAGAGAAATATAtgtttatgggttttttttttttgttttttttttttttggcttttaacatttattttcacaaaattttgggttacaaattttctccccttttatcccctccactcccaaacccaagcattccaattgcccctgtgaccaatctactctctcctctatcctccctctctgcccccgtctctgtcttctcttttgtcccgcagggccagatagctttcttgaccccttaacctgtatttcttatttcccagtggtaagaacattacatttgatcctaacactttgagttccaacttctttagctccctccctccccaccccttccccttggaagacaagcaattcaatataggccaaatctgtgtagttttacaaatgatttccatactagttgtgttgtataggactaactatatttccctccatcctatcctgtcccccattacttctattctcttatgatcctttccctccccatgagtgtcgacctcggattgcattctcctccccatgccctcccctccatcctcccccccaccctgcttgtgcccctgtcccccactctcctgtattatgagataggttttcctatcaaaatgagtgtgcattttattctttcctttagtggaatgtgctgggatagacctcatgtttttctcttgcctcccctctttatccctccactaataagtcttttgcttgcctcttttatgagagataatttgccccattcaacttccctttctcctcccaatatttctctctcactgcttgatttcatttttttttttaagatatgatcccatcctcttcaattcactctgtgcactctgtctctatgtatgtgtgcgtgtgtgcatgtgtatgtgtgtgtgtgtactcccacccagtacccagatactgaaatgtttcaagagttccaaatattgtctttccatgtaggaatgtaaacagttcaactttagtaagtcccttatgatttctctttgctgttcaccttttcatggttctcttcattcttgtgttagaaagtcaaattttctttccagctcaggtcttttcatcaagaaaatttgaaaatcctctatttcattgaaagaccattttttctcctgaagtattatactcagttttgctgggtaggtgattcttggttttagtcctagttcctttgacttctggaatatcttattccattcccttcgatcccttaatgtagagggtgctagatcttgtgttatcctgattgtatttccacaatacttgaattgtttctttctagctgcttgcaatattttctctttcacctgggaattctggaatttggccacaatgttcctaggagtttctctttttggatctctttcatgcggtgttctgcggattccttgaatatttattttgccctctggttctagaatctcagggcagttttccttgataatttcatgaaagatgatgtctaggctcttcttttgatcatggttttcaggtagtcccagaatttttacattgtctctcctgattctattttccaggtcagttgtttttccaataagatatttcacattatcttccatttttccaatcttctcgctatgttctgtgatatctgtctttctcataaagtccttagcgtccatctgtaccattccagttttgaaagatctattttcttcagtgagcttttgaatctccttttccatttggctaattctgtttttgaaagcattcttctcctcattggccttttgaacctcttttgccaattgagttaggctagttttcaaggtgttaatttcttcatcatttttttggttgttctttagcagggagctgatctgcttttcatgcttctctttcatccctctcatttctcttcccagtttttcctcagcctctctaacttgattttcaaaattctttttgagctcttccatggcctgagcccattgggtgggctgggacacagaatccttgatttctgtgtctttgcctgatggtaagcattgttcttcctcatcagaaaggaagggaggaagtgtcttttctccaagaaagtacccttcaatagttttatttcttttcccttttcttggcattctccccagccagtggcttaacctctgaatattctcctcacacccacctcgcctcctggtcctcccagccagcgtttggggactgagattcaaatgctgcttcccaccttagggcttttggcgggggcagggctgctattcagtgtgagaattaagttcagatggtcaggttggggcagggccacctctcaggcccagttccctcagggggtttatgcacagaccttccacaatggatccaggctcccgcccgcttggggagcccctgtctgcagccgcctctcagcttctatctcccggggggggctgagccatgggggcaccccactcccctctcgacccgccaaagagactctctcaccgaccgtcctcacctgtgggtggaggggcttgtgctgccactggagatcccgtctctgaagcctgctcggatctgtacctctcggagccgaggccgccgcaggtctgggctgggctccgcgtctgcagcgcgacggaccttttgtgagaggtttgcagttccctctgtgggtggggggacccgcgtggccactggagatcccgtccccgtagcccactcggatcttttcctcacggtgttgcaGCCGCTGCAGGgttgccctctgctcccagtcccggcgcctagtccgcagcgcgaaggtccccccgcgagaggtttgcaggtctctccggaacagaaatctccctcgctccaatattccgtggcctctgggtgcagaattcgccgtaagttactcccctgtagctgttttgtgggttgtgggttcggagctatgtgtatgtgcgtctttctactccgccatcttggctccgctgtttatgttttttaaaatataaaaagtagaAATGTAAAAGATCTAGAAGTTCTTTAGTTCATTAAATAACACCTATAAAAAATCCACGAAGGAACCTGGATGAGAATTATGTAAGTACGAATGAATCATATTCCTCACAGTAGAATAAATCCCCACATCAGTGAAATGATAGAGCTCTCAAAGTGTCAAAATGGAGTTTTTGTTacttgcatacacacatacacatacacatgcacacacatacatacacacataatatgtaATAGTCATGCTGAAAAATACTCTTCAAAGGTCTATTTCTTGAGTTTATATTAAAACAGAGGTTGCATTCATTCTTTTTCAACTAATGATATATTCAGCAGTAAAGTATTCATTAAGGACCATCATTACCTGCTCACTGGAATGAACTGATGGTTATTCCAAAGCAAGTAAGAAAGTTCCAAGCTGCTAAAAGTTAATTTGTTCATTCTTCACTTGGAACTTATAACAGTTTTTTCCCATAGAAACtatttttttgtggtggttagGTTTCTGAGACAGATGGCCAGATATTAAACTATGATGTACTAATGGACTACTGCAAAACCTAAAACCAGAGTactttgtatatgtgtacacTGCAAAGAGAAGAATGTGTTCATAGGTCCAATCTGAGATTCTCCTTTAGTCCTggggcaggtaggtagtgcagtggatagagccctagtacagaagtcaggaggacctgagttcaaatctcacctcagacacttgacactcactagctgtgtgaacttgggcaagtcacttaaccccaattgcctcatcctgggtcatctccagtcatcctgatgaatatctggtcactggattcagatggctctggaggagaagtgaggctggtgacctgcacagccctcccttcctcaaaacaaagtcaagtgcaagtcatctcattatttctctgatggcatggttttcttcggcaacgaaagatgaacacacacacttctttATTCCTAGGAGGATTTGTGGACTCCTTCTACCACCACTTGCCAGTCAGCAGAGGGAGGAACTTCTCAAGTTGCAAACCCAAAATAGCAACTCTTGACATAGATGAAAAATTAGAATGTGATAAAAGCCTAAAATGAGCTGTGTAAAGTGCTGAGGATATTTCTcattcttgtcttttcttctttgcgTCCCAATGATTAGAACACAGCCTTACATATTTACCCATGCTTTTTAAATTTGCACTAAATCTACGATTTCACTGTTAGAGTAGGGAActtacagtgaggaaactccaCTACCAATGGAGAGGACTCTTCCCCAATCCCATTAAGACAGAAAAATGCCTTGACCTTTCAGCTAGGAGAGACTAATGTATCTTTTGTGCCCTTAAGAATTGTACCTTCAAgataattgttaaattgtcttTTAGATCTTCCAGCTTTGATGAGTCTTTCAGCTTGGTAATTTAgactttttcaaaattcttctttttcaaaattcatttatttatttttagttttcaactttcatttccacaagattttgagttccaaattttctccccatctctccccttcccccaccccaaaacactgtgcattctgattaccccttcccccagtctgccctcccttccattatccccatcttctctcatttcttgtagggaaagatagatttctgtatcccattacctgtatttcttatttcccaggtgcatgtaaaaacaattctcaacattcgttcctaaaactttgagttccaacttctctgaactcttccccactgagaagtcaagcaattcagtgtaggctatatatgtgtagttttgcaaaagacttccataatagtcatgttgtgaaagactaactatatttcccttcattctttccttccccccatttattctgttctctcttttgaccttgtccctcccctaaagtgtttacttctaatttccccctcctcccattaacctttccttctgtcatcccccccaccccacttatccccttatcccctactttctgggagtgtaagatagattttcacacccagattgagtgtgcatgttgttcccttcttaagccaaatgtgataagagtaagctttgctttttgcctctcaccacctcccttttcccctccattgaaaaagctttttcttgcctttcttatgagagataattcgccccattccatttctccctttctcctcccaatatattcctctctcaccccttaattttatttttttatttattatcccttCCTAGTCAACTCACCgtgtgccctctgcctatatgtataatctctccaactgctcaaatactgagaaaagtctcaagagttacaaatattatctttccatgtaggaatgtaaacagttctactttagtaagtcccttatgatttctctttcctgtttaccttttcatgcttctcttgattcttgtgtttgaaagtcaaattttcttttcagctctggtcttttcatcaagaatgcttgaaagtcctctattcattgaaagaccatttttttcccctgaagtattatactcagttttgctgggtaggtgattcttggttttaatcctagttcctttgacttttggaatatcctattccaagccctttgataccttaatgtagaagctgctagatcttttgttatgctgattgtatttccacaataccagaattgtttctttccggctacttgcaatattttctccttgacctgggaactctggaattggctacagtattcctaggagtttttctttttggatctctttcaggaggcgatcgatgaattctttcaatatttattttaccttctggttctagaatatcagagcagttttccttgataatttcatgaaagatggtgtgtaggctctttttttgatcatggctttcaggtagtcccataatttttaaattatctctcctggatctattttccaggtcagttgttttttcaatgagatatttcacattgtcttcagttttttcattcttttggttttgttttataatttcttggtttctcataaagtcattagcttccatctgctccattctaatttttaaagaactattttcttcagtgagcttttgaacttccttttccatttggctaattctgctttttaaagcattcttctcctcattggctttttggaccttttttgccatttgagttggtctatttttaaaggtgttattttcttcagcatttttgggggggtctcctttagcaagctgttgacttacttttcatgattttcttgcatcactctcatttctcttccaatttttcctccacctctcttacttgattttcaaaatcctttttgagctcttccatggcctgagaccattgcatatttattttggaggttttggatggagaagccttgacttttatgtcttcatctgatggtatgcattgttcttcctcatcctaaaggatggaagaatatacctgttcaccaagaaggtaaccttctgtagtcatattttttcctttattggacattttcccagccagttacttgacttttgagtcctttgtcaagaggagaatatactccagggacctgtaagttctcagttcctccaaggtggcacaatcaagggagaggagtttactcctctcctggcctgtgctctggtttgagagcaaccacaagcttttctgcccaggatctgtgagtagaattccctctcc is part of the Notamacropus eugenii isolate mMacEug1 chromosome 3, mMacEug1.pri_v2, whole genome shotgun sequence genome and harbors:
- the LOC140496986 gene encoding uncharacterized protein isoform X1, which gives rise to MPRKGKRNKTIEGYFLGEKTLPPFLSDEEEQCLPSGKDTEIKDSVSQPTQWAQAMEELKKNFENQVREAEEKLGREMRGMKEKHEKQISSLLKNNQKNDEEINTLKTSLTQLAKEVQKANEEKNAFKNRISQMEKEIQKLTEENRSFKTGMVQMDAKDFMRKTDITEHSEKIGKMEDNVKYLIGKTTDLENRIRRDNVKILGLPENHDQKKSLDIIFHEIIKENCPEILEPEGKINIQGIRRTPHERDPKRETPRNIVAKFQNSQVKEKILQAARKKQFKYCGNTIRITQDLAPSTLRDRREWNKIFQKSKELGLKPRITYPAKLSIILQEKKWSFNEIEDFQIFLMKRPELERKFDFLTQE